The genomic window GAAGCGGTGGCACTGTTTGTAGGGAACAGCGCCCCGAAACTGCACTACAGCATGGTGGCGATGGAGGATAAACGCCCCAATTATGCTCAGGGGTTAGTGCAACTCAATACCTCCGGTGTATCGGTGAAACTGATCCGCCAGATCCAGCAAGAACTCGACTCGCAGCTCCGCGACGCGCAGTGCATCGTATCGATGATCGAGCAGGGACCTCCGGCTCCGGCGGCGATCGAATTCCGACTATATGGCCCGTCATTGCAGCGACTTTCGGAACTTGGTCAGCAGGCCCAGGAACTGTTGATGGAGGTGCCCGGGGTGCTTCACACCCGAGCCTCGTTGGATCCCGGCGGTCCCTTGTTTGGGTTAGAAATCGACCAGCATGAAGCCGAACGATCGGGATTGAGCGACGAAGTCATCTCGCGACAGTTGCGTGATAGCCTGGACGGGGTGGTGGCGACGAATCTGAGCGAGGAGATCGAGGAGGTTCCGGTACGGGTGCGGCTGGCGAACAGCCACGCCAGCGATCCCGAACGAGTGCTTTCATTACCACTGGTCAGCACTGCCGCGGGTCCTCACAACATGCCGCTGGGAAGTGTCGCCAAGTGGCAAATCGATCAACAAATTTTCAGCATCTATCGTCGCAACTCTGCCCGCTGCAATATTATTTCGGCTTACGTGCAAGCCGATTTGTTGCCGATTGAGGTCGAGCACCAATTTCAACAATTGTTGGATGCGAAGCAATTCCAATTGCCGCCGGGCTATCGCTCGGACTTTGGCGGGATCAGCGCCGAGCGGGATTCGGCGGTCGGCAACCTAGTGCTGTACTCGACGATCGTAGCGGCCCTGATGATTGCCGTGCTGGTAATCACCTTCAGTTCGTTCCGCATGGCGGCGATCATATTGGGGGTTGCGATTCTGGCAGTTGGGATGGGGTTGGCCAGTCTGTGGATTTTTGGATATCCCATCGGCATCGTCGCAATTATCGGCATCGCCGGCATGATGGGCTTGGCGGTCAATGATTCGATCGTGATTTTGAGCGAATGTCAAAATGCCGGTGATGCCGGACACTCGATGGAGCGAAGCGTGTATGGGGCCACCCGACATGTGCTGACGACCACCGTCACGACGGTCGCCGGCGTGCTCCCTTTGGTTTTGCGTGGCGGCGTATTTTGGCCGCCGATGATGATCGTGATTGCCGGCGGAGTGGTCGGGGCGACCGTGATCGCACTCGGTTTTACTCCGGCTTGTTACAAGCTGTTGAAGTCTGGACGAACTACATCTGACAGGAAACATCCGTGACTCAGTTGCAAACGCTCGATTGGCCCGCACCCTGGCCGGTTATTTCCGACGCACATATACCGCAATTGAACGGGCACCGAGAGGAATGGATCTCCAGTGTCGCTCGGGGGCTGCGGCAGCGAGTGTATCTCGTTCGCGCGCGGCAAGGCGAGGCGATCACTGGAGTCCTGCCGTTACATCTTGTCAAAGGTCCGATCTTCGGTCGGTTCCTGGTCAGTATTCCTTACCTCAACACCGGCGGCGTGTGGGCGAAAGACGTGGAAACCGCCACGCGTTTGATCGACGTCGCCTGCGACTTGGCCGACCAACTGAATGTCCGTTACCTGGAACTGCGGCACGAGCAAGCCGTCGAACATCCACGGCTGAATTTTTCACGCACCGACAAAGTCCACATGCGACTGGCACTGCCTGACTCGGACGAAGCCTTGATGGCGTCGTTCAAATCGAAGCTCCGCAGCCAAATCAAAAAGACCGGTGAGTATGGGTTGTCCGTGCGGTTTGGCGGTGCGGAGTTTTTGCGGGACTTTTACAATGTGTTTGCCCACAACATGCGTGACCTGGGAACCCCGGTTTTCCCTCGCGGCTTGTTTGCCGCCATCCTGGAGGAATTTGGCGACCAAGCGGAACTGTGCATCGTCAGCAAAGACAGTCGGGCGGTCGCCGGTGCTTTGCTGGTCCATGCTGATGGAGTTAGTGAAGTCCCCAGCGCCAGCAGTCTGCGAGCCTTCAACCGCACCGGCGCCAACATGCTGATGTATCGCCATCTACTGGCACGTTCGATCGAACGGGGCAGCCGGACGTTCGATTTTGGACGCAGTAGCCAAGGCAGTGGCACCTACAAATTCAAAGCCCAGTGGGGTGCCCAGCCACACCCGGCCGTCTGGCAGTATTACGTCCGCAAAGGCTCGCCGGAAGACATGCGTCCAGAGGCCTCGGGCAAACAGCGGATGGTGCAACTTTGGCAAAAGTTACCGGTTTGGTTGACTCGTTTGATTGGGCCCCCGATCGTTCGTGGCATTCCCTAGGCGGAGCCGCAAACACGAATCTTCGAGACGTTCTGGTCGTGACGGCTATCCGGGCTTTGCTTCCTGGGTGCCGCTGCAGTGGGGCAGGGCAGCGGCTTCGCCGTCAAGTCCTCCGCGGGGCCCGCCGATGGAGAGAATGAACCGCTGGCCCTATATTTCGTTCACTCCACCGGAATGTCATGCTTTGGAACATTGCTTTCCGAACCCTTCTATGTGACCGGGGCAAATTGCTGGCCGGCCTGATCGGGGTCATCTTTTCCGTTGTACTGGTCAATATCCAAGGCGGCCTGTTTTTCGGCTTGATCAACAAAGCCAGTTTGCTGGTCGACCATAGCAATGCGGATATTTGGGTCGGCCATCGTGGGATGCACAATGTCGACTTTCCCCACGGAATTCCCGAGCGTTGGATTCACCGCGTGCGGAGCATTCCGGGCGTGCAACGAGCCGAACCGCTGCGGATCTTTTTCTCCGAGATCAGCTTGCCCGACGGCAACTTTGAAGGAGTCACGGTGGTCGGTGTGACCGAGGGCAGCGATTTGGGGCGGCCTTACGAGATTGTCGAAGGCCCGCAGGACGCCCTGTCTTATGTCGATGGCGTGGTAGTGGATCGTTGTGATAATGAGAAACTGTGCGAACCGGAGATCGGCGACATTCGCGAAATCGGCGGGCACCGGGTGCGGATTAGCGGGAAGTGCCAGGGCATCTTAAGTTTTTTGGTAACGCCCTACGTGTTTACGTCTTATGATCGCGCCGGAGAATTCTCCAACTCCGACCCCACGATGGCTTCGTACTTCCTGGTACGTGTCGAACCGGGCGCCGACCGTGAGCAGGTCTGCCAAGAAATTCGCCGACGCCTAGGAGACGTCACCGCGGTGGTGTCCGAAGAGTATGCGGCGACCAGCATTCAGTTTTGGATGACCCGTACCGGAATCGGCCTTAGCTTTGGAGCGGCCACGTTTTTGGGGTTGCTGGTCGGCTTGGTCATGGTTGGGCAGACGCTGTACGCCATGGTGCTCGATCGGATCAGCGAGTTCGCGACGCTGAAGGCTATCGGTTCGACCGAGCGAGAAATCATCGTGCTGTTGGGCGCCCAATCCACGGTGGTCGCCGTGGTGGGAATCACCATCGGTATGGGGCTCACCGTGTTGATCCGCTCCGTATTCAGTTCGCCCCGCGCGGAAATCGCAATTCCCAGCGGACTCTATCTGGCCAGTGCCGTGCTGGTGTTCACGATTTGTTTGGCGGCATCGGCATTACCGTACCTGCGGGTGCGACGCGTCGACCCACACCAAGTTTTACAGGGATAGAGGCAATGACAAACCACAACGTTGCCCCACACGCGGTACCGTCAGCATCCTTTGCCGTCGGTCCCGGAGAGCCCCAACACAAGGTCTCGCCGTCGTCGGGTGAGTCGGATCCGAACAGTACGCCGGAGATCATTCTTCGAGCCACCGGGGTCAGCAAGTCCTACAGCATCGGCGGCGAACAGCGAATGGTTTTGAACCACGTCGACTTTCAGGCTGCGTCACGAGAATGTGTGTATCTGACGGGGCCATCGGGAAGCGGCAAGAGCACATTGCTGTCGATTTTGGGTTGCCTGCTGGCTAGTGACACAGGCGAAATTTCCATCGCGGGGCAACGAGTGGATCTGCTGACGATTGCTCTCCGCACGCAGATCCGTCGTCAACACATCGGTTTCGTGTTTCAACGATTCCAATTGATTCGCGGGCTATCGGCCGAGGACAACGTGGCGTTTCCTCTGACGCTACAGGGCGTGTCCCTAGCGGACGCGCGTGAGCAAGCCGCAAGTCTGCTGCAGCGGGTGGGACTGGAGCATCATCGTCAAGCCCTACCGGCATCCATGAGTCCGGGACAGTGCCAGCGAGTGGCCTTGGCCCGGGCGGTGATCACTTCACCCAAATTGCTGCTCGCCGACGAACCCACCGCAGCTCTGGATTCCAGGTCCGGCAGCGAGGTGATGGAACTGTTAATGGATCTGGTAGCCACCACCGGGTCGGCTACCGTCGTGGTCACACACGACCCCCGCATCTTTAAATATGCCGACCGTGTTTGCGAAATTGAAAATGGGCAGTTCACATGAAAACGCTGGCTTCCGTAATTGTCATCATGCTGATCGTGGGATCGGCGGTCGTTGTTAGTGAAACCCATCTGGGGCCCACTTCGCCGCCGTCCGTAAGCGATTTGGATCGAGCTTCACAACCGGCTGCCACTGCCACCACCATGCGTGCCGCCGGGCGTATCCAAGGACGTACCGAAGAGATTGAACTGCGAGCCCAACTGGCCGAGCAGGTGCAACGGATCCATGTGGCCAAAGGACAATGGGTATCGGCGGGCGAAATTTTACTGACGCTGGACCCCAGTCGCTTGACGGCCGAACGCGACTTGGCTGCCGCCATGCTGGCTTTGGCTAAGGCCAAAAAAGTACGGCTGCAAAACGGCTCGCGTTCGACCGAAATCGAAACCGCTCGACAGGAATATCAAGCCACGATGGCTCGTCTGGCGGGAGCCCAAAAAGCCTACGATCGCAATGTCGAACTGTCCAGAAATGACGCCGTCAGCAAACAGACGCTCGACGAAAACCATGCCAGCCTGCAGTCGCTGCAAGCCATGGCGGCGGCCGCCCAAGGACGCCTAAACACGCTGCTGCTGCCGCCCAGAGAAGACGAATTGCTGGCGGCCGACGCGGAAATCGAAGCCGCTCAGTCGCGTTTGCAAATCGCCCAGATCAATCTGGATCGGACCCAGATCAAGGCACCGAGCGACGGCCGTATCCTGGGGCTGGAAGCCGAAGTCGGTGAGTTGACCGGTCCCGATAGCCCGCAACCGCTGATCGTCATGGCCGACACCACCCAATTGCGTGCCGTGGTCGAAATCGATGAATTTGACGCTTTAAGAGTCCAACTAAACCAACGCTGCCAGATCACGTCCGACGCCGCCGAGGGCGTATTGGCCCATGGTGAAATCGCGGAAATGGAACCGCAAATGCACCCCAAACGCCTGTTTGGGCAATGGGCGGGAGAACGCAGCGATACCTACAGCCGACGAATTTGGGTTAACCTGGAAGATTCTGTCGATCTACCGATCGGACTTCCCGTGGACGTATTTATCGAGGCGCAGTAGTGATGACCGAGCCACTGAGCTCAACGGAGAACAAGTGGCGACGTCGGTGTTGGCTGGTCTTGGCGGCTTGGTTGCTGTCGACGTTCCTGATGTCATTCGAAGAGGTCCGGGCCGTGGTCGCCTGGCCCTTGGTGGTCAACGATCCGGCGGCTAGCGGCGACGCGGCGTATGTAATGGCCGACGGCTATGCCTATATGGAACGCTTGCGAATGGCCTCGGACCTGTACCACATGAAACGGGTTCCAAAAATCATCCTGCTGAATGAACAACAGCCCGCCGGTTACAACTTTACGCGACAGCGTCTGGAAACGCGTGTACAACGAGCGATCGACTATCTGGAACTGTACGGAGTGCCCAACGAAATCATTGCGACCGTGGATGTTCCGCCAACGACCGCTCTGGGCTCGCGGAGCGAAGCCAGGGCCGTAGCCAGCCAATACCCAGAACTGAAGCGCATCGTTGTCGTCACCTCCGCGCCGCATACCCGCAGGAGCCGACTGTGTTTCCGGCGAGCCTGTGCCGAGGACGTGACGGTTCAAGTCGTGGCGGCCAGCGGAGCGAGCGAAAGTGCTGAAATCGACGAACCACTGTGGCTGGAATATTGCAAATTAGCGATCTACTACATTTGCGCATGACAGGTTCTCGCCGCCGCAAAAACGGTGTGGACCGGATTATGCATCAGGCCCGGAGGGCCGACATAGCCCTTGCCGGGGCTGGCAAGCCCCGGTAAACGCCTCTAACCAAACAAAGGCCCGGAGGGCCGACACAAAGGGAGTCCGGGCGGCGGTGCGCGTCGGCAGAACTGTGTCGGCCCTCCGGGCCTTGTGTCATCCAATATCTTCGGTCCGGGGGTTCACTCCCCCGGCAAAGACTGTGTCGGCACTCCGTGCCTGGGGAAGGGGCAATCGCGCAGGGTCTGTCCCCGCGCGGCGTCCGTATATAATTTTGCGATGGTTGCAATCCTTTGTGTTGGTGATTGGCAAACCAATACCTGGCAAAGGGATGTGACTTTTGTAAATCTCAAAATCTAGCCCAGCCCACCTATAACGCCACCGATTCGTCATGCCCCCCTAACCCCCTCCCCCAAATTATTGATCGCACGTCCCGATGGACGGTAAAACGCTACCGCCCCAAGCTTATCTTGCGGCCCTCCCGCAATCTGGCGGAGACGACTAGGCTAGGGTGATCGATACCACCCGCACGAAAATGCGTCCTCCAATGAACACGCCCCATTCTCAGACCGCTGATACCGATTCGACGCCACGGCTTAGTTCGTTCGTTGCAGGCTGCTTGACGATGGTCGCTTGGAGCGTGCTGGGACTAACGATCGGCGTCGGTGGTGGCTATTTTTTGTATGTCAAGAAACCGGCGGAGTTTCAGTCGGTGGCGGTCCTGCAAGTGCAGCATCAGGCAACGACCGACACGGACGATTCGCAAATAATCCTCAGCGATCCGGTGCTGAACCGCGCGGTCAGCGAGCATCGCCTCGACCGTTTGCCCAGCCTGCAGGCGCCGGGCGCGAATCGCAACCAAAACAACAACAAGAAAAACAATCCTCCGGCGCGTGATGTCATATCGCAGCTACGGCGGCACATCAAACTGCAACGGCGACCGCTCGCGGCTGCAGCTCCGGACGCCATCTATGAGGTCCAATGCCACGCGGCTTCATCGAGCGATAGTGAAGCCATCGCCAACGCGGTGGTGAGTTCTTATGTTCAATATCTTTCCGCGACCGACAACCAAACGGCCTGGAAATCGGCGATCGAGTTATTGCAGTCGGCCCGCAACGAAAGCTTGGAACGGATCGCGGAATTAGAGAAGCAACGCGTCCCGCTGAAGCTTCCCGCCAACGCATCGCTGGAGGCCGGAGAGGTGATCTCGGCCGAAGCCGTACGTTGGGATCGGCTCCGCAGCGAATCCGCGCGATTCCACGAAGAATACATCCAGGCGAACGCTCAAATACAGCGAACTGAATCTCTAATCACCGAGGGCGCGGCGGCGGACGACATCCTGGCAGCGCTGGGCATGTCGGTCGATGCCGCTCCGACAACCGCGCCGGCAGCCGACGCTTCCGCCGACGCTTCCGCCGTAAAGGCGGCGGAACAGCAAAAACGAATCCTCGCCGAACGGGCTAAGATCCGCGCCGATGTGGAACGTGATCTGGTGCCGCTGAATCAAGAACTCGATCGCTTGCTGAAGATTGTCGCCTCGGAACACCCCAAGGTCCGTGGCGTGCAAAAGAGAATCGATAAGGTACTGGAGCGACTGAATGACATGCCGCCGCTGCCGAAGCGTTCGCCTTCCGCAGGTCAGCCCAAGACGCAAGACACTGCCAGGCAAGAAACGACCGGGCCTTCCAAAGGAACCCTCGTCACGGCTCGACTGCGAGCCCTACGCACTCGCCGGGACCAACTGGGGCAGCAGATGTCAGACGTCGACGCTCAACTGAAACAAGCCGCCGAGCGGGTATCCAAGCAGAAAACCGAGCTGCAAGAAGACGCGCGCTTTCGCCGTGAAATCACCCTGGAGCAACAACTGGCCGATCGAGCGACGGAGCAGTTGGAGACGATTTTACGCACGCCCCCGGAGCCGGCAACGCAAGCGGCGGTGGTCAGCTTGGCGGAGCCCGGAGTCCAGGTAACGCCGCACCTCGGTCCGCATTTGCTGATTGGTGCCGCGGCCGGAGTGCTGCTGGGGCTGGTCCTGGGCGGCCTGTTCCTGCTTACCTCCGCAGCCGGCGAACCGGAAGGTGACGGGGCGTGACAGCAAGGCGGATGTTTTGTCTTCCTTTTTCGTAGCTACGCTCGCCAGAGCGTGGAAAACGTCGGGCATCCACCTTCTGGCGAAGGTAGCTACGAAGTACTTCGGGGCTTCAGACAGAGACTAGAATTAGGTGTTTCGACGTCCCTTCCCATCTCAGAGATCGATGTATGTATTCTTCCAACCGCCGTCAGTTTTTAACTCTCGCATCCGCCGCGGCATTGGCTGGCGGAGCCGCGACCACCAGCCCCTTGGCGGCCGCTGAGGACACTTCGACAGCGACGACAGCAGCGGCTGACACCGATTCGCGATACAACCCTCGCCCGGCGATCGCGGCTTATTCGTTCCGCAAACATTTTTCCTGGTCGCGAGGTAAAGCCCAACAGCCGCTGGCCCCGAAAATGGACCTTCGCGGCTTCATCGATTTCTGCGCGGCCCAGCGAGCCGCCGCGGAACTGACGACCTATTTCTTCCCGCCCGAGATCCACACCGCCGAACTGTTGGACCTAAAACGTTATGCCTTTCGCAGCGGCGTGACGATCTGTGGCACCGCGGTCGGCAATCGCTTCGACGAATACACCGGCGAGCGGCTTGAGCAGGACATTGCCGCCGCCGAACAGTGGATCGACCGCACCGCCTTGTTAGGCGGATCCCACATTCGGCTGTTTGCCGGCAAAGCGAAAACGCTGGCCGATGCCGGACGGTTCGCGGCCAGCGTCGCAGCCGTACAGCGTTGTGCTCGGCGCGCGGCCGAGCGTGGGGTGATGATCGGTTTGGAAAACCACGGTGGCATCACCGCCGAGACGCTGCTGCGGTTTGTCGATGCGGTCGACAGCGACTGGGTGGGCATCAATCTGGACACCGGCAATTTTCCCACCGAGCCCTACAAGCAGCTGCGGGCCTGTGCGCCGCGAGCGGTCCACGTGCAATGGAAAGTTGCCATCCGCGACGAGCAGGGCAAACACAACGAAGCCGATTTCGAACGCTTGGCGACGATCCTCCGCGACGTCCAGTACAGCGGTTTCGTGGCCATGGAATACGAGGAACCCGGCGACGCCTACCAAGCCACCGCCGACGCGTTGCAAAGAATGAAAACCGCGTTGGGCGTGTAGTCCGTAGCCCGTAGCATGGGCCCCCGGCCTGTGCAGCCCAGCACCCGGACATTCGCCGCCGCGGCGCTAGTGCGCGCACGAACCGAACATCAGCCGCAGGGCGCTAGCCCCCGGTTTTCAGCCGCGAAGCGGCGGCGGGATGTAGCCATGGGCGTGAGCCCATGGAACCGGTGACGCAAGCCGCGCAAAGTCCCAACGGGACGACATGAATTTGCGGCCGCCGCGGACTGCTGTCGCCCCGTTGGGGCTTGGTGCGCGGTGTTTTCGCTCAACCATGGGCTGGCGCCCATGGCTACATGCCGTCGTCCCTTCGGGACTAAGAACCAAGCGATACGGCTGATCGGCACGGGCCGGGGGCCCAGGGCTGTAAGGGTGTCGTCAAACGTCGCTTTTCCCGGCTTTTGCAGGAAAGTCAAAAATCAAATTCTCAGATGCATGGTTGTGTTTTACGAGAAAAGGCCGTTTTCATTGTGTTTCTTACCCTTACAGCCCTGGGCCGGGGGCCCATGCTACGTTTGCTAATGGCCTTCGGGGGCGTTGTCGCTCTTTTTAGGCGGCTCGGTTAACGATGCCAGGTAGGCGATCAGGTCTCGCAGCTCGCGGGGCGAAAGCGACTTAATAATGTCTGCCGGCATCGCCGACTTGCCTTTCTTTCGCGCCACGATCGTCTCCAGATCCAACTCGACGCGCTTCCCATCGGCTTGGATCAATTCGATCGTGTCGTCGTTTTCTTTTAACACGATGCCGGTATAGGTCACGCCTAGATCATCGGCCAGGACGGCCGTTTCGAATCCTTTGGCGATCGCGGCATCTGGCAACACGATGGCTTCGAGCAAATAGCGACGGTCACGCAGTTTGCCGATCCCGCTCAAATCCGGGCCGACTTCGCCGCCTTTACCAGCGACTTTGTGACACCGCACGCAGGATACTTCCGTTTTACCGGTAAACAGTTTTTGCCCCGCCGCAGCATTGCCACCTTCCAAACTGGTCAACCATTTCCCCAACGGATTGGCCGCATTCCGCTCGGCAATGTTCGCATCCAACTTCGCCTGCAGGTCTTTGTCCAGTTTGCCTTCGGCGGCCTGCAGCAGATTCAGCTGGGTGTCGGGCGGCACATTGCCTTCCAAGTAGCTGCGAATGCCGGCCGCGATGACGTCCCGGGCAACGGCCTCTTTGACCGCAGCCAACAGATCCCACGCTCGCTGCCGTTCCTCCATCGTCGGGCTTTGCGTTGCCGATTTCAGCAAGGGCACTGCCGCGGCGGGTTCTTTGTCGGCGATCACATCCAATGCGGCGATCCGCAACGTCGGCTGGTTGCTTTTCAGCGACTGCCGGGACGCGGTCAGGGCTTGAGCCGTGTCGAGTTTGGCCAGCGATCGCAGTGCCGACGCTCGCGCCTGCGGCTGCAAATCTTGAGCTGTAATGCGCTGCAACAACACCGGCACGACGGCGTCCAAGCCCATGCCGGCAGCCAACGCCACCGCCTTGGTCTTGATCGCTTCGGGAGCTCGCAGCAAGCCCGGCATGACGTCTTTGAGGGCGGCTTTGGCATCGGCCGTGGGACGTGCCGACAAGGGGCGGACATCGTTCAACACCCGATCGCGAGGATCCGGTTGCTGCCAATTGGCCAGCATCTCCAAAGCTTCCAACCGCATTGCTTCGGAGGCTCCGGCGCGTTCGGCAAACGTAGCCAAGCGTTGGGCGGCTTCCGGCGTCCCCAGTCGATAGTTGGCATTCAGCACCCGCCGCACCAACGACTCATCAGCCGCCGACGTGACGGCCAATTGAGCCAATGCGTCCAAACCGACGCCGATCGGTTCGTCATGGATCGCCATCGCGGCTTCCAGCACCACCAGCGGCGAACTGTCGGCCAGAAAGTCGGCGGCCAAAGGATGTTGCAGACGACGCAAAGCCACCACCGCAACGCGGCGAACGGGCACGCTGGCGTGAGTCTTCAAAGCGGCGATCTGCTGTGGCGTGGCGCAGCCCACCAAAGCCATCATGCCGGCATGTCGCAGGGCGGGATCACGATTGTTGTTGGCCTCCAGCATCTCCACGATGGCTGCCACGGCTTCTGCGTCGGCCAGCTTGGCCAACGCCATGGCAGCAAAATATTGCACCCGAGCTTGCTCGTCGCCCAGCCGCTTGCGGAGTTCCGCCAGGGTCACGGCCGAAGCGGTGCGAGGCGGCGTGTTGTCACCGATAAATTTGGCTGCCGCGGCACGCACGGCGGATTGCTCGTCGTTTAACAACTTCACCATCGTCTCTAGCGCCGCGGCCCTGGACTGAGACGCCGGCGTGGGCTGAGCGCCGCTGGGCAACGGGGTCTGACGGCGGACGATCTGATCGGCTCCCCAGATCCCGTGCAAACGCGGCACATGCGGCAACGTGGCATCACCGACGACCGCCAACAAAGTTTCCAATTCCGCTCGCTCCGCCAGTTGCCACTGCGCTTCCAAGCGCACACGACGATCCGGATGCGACAACCACTGCTGCAGCTGCGCCTTATCGGGCGTGTTCCAATCGATGGTCAGAATCTGTTGGACCTCGGCGGCGGTGTCACGCTGCTGGGCGTCGGCATCCAACACGCGATAGACGCGTCCCTTACCTTCGCCGTTCCAGCCGTCCACCCAGTCGGAAATCCAAATCGCTCCGCCCGGTCCGAACATCACGTCGGTCGCCAATACGCTCCAGATCAGTTTTTCGTTTTCACCCAGTTTGTAAAACGCGCCATCGGGTTCGAGCCGGAAGGATCGGATTCCACTGTTGGCCGGGGTGCCGCGAAAATCGGCTAACAGGAAGGTATCCTGCAAGCGGTCGCCAAACCCGGTGCCGGGATAATAAGCCAACCCCGAAGGTCCGTCGGCAAAATTGGCGATCGGCGGCACCAGATAGGCGGGCTGTTCGTCATGGAACGGTTCCCAGATGCGTTGTCGGTTGAAGGGTCCACGATCGGGCAGGTACTGGTAGTACATCCGCCAGCCGGTGTCGCCGCCTTCGAGCACGTGGACCAGCCGGGCGCGGTCGCCGCTGTCGCTGTTGTTGTCGCCGGTGAACAAATCGCCAAGATCGTTAAACGCCAGTTCTTGCGGATTGCGGAGACCGCGGGCGAAGACCTCCAAACCGCTGCCGTCCAGCTCACAACGGAACACCGCGCCGGAAGCCGGGTCCGACAGCCGTTTGCCTTCGGCCGTGGTCACGTGGTAGCCGCGGTCGCCGATGCTGAAGTACAAGCGGCCATCGGGTCCGATCACTAAACCGTGCAGGTCGTGCCCGCGAAAGGCCACGCGGACGCCGTAGCCATCGGACATCACGATCGATTCGTCGACCTTGCCGTCCTGATCGGCATCGACCAATTTCCAGAGCTTCGGGATGCAGGTCATGTAGAGTTTGTCGCCACGAGCCAGGACGCCCGCAGCGCTGCCTTCCTCCAGACGATTGAAGCCTTCGGCGAAGGTACTGACCTGGTCGGCCACCCCGTCGCCGTCCTGATCGACCAATCGCCGCACCCGATCGATTTCGGTGGTGTACGATTCGCCACCATCGGGCAGCAGACGCTTGTGGTAGTCAATGCGATCCTGCACCGTCTTGGCCGACAGATCGGCCATCAACCATTGTTCGTCGTGTCCGCGATTATCCGTCACGCCTTTGTTTTGGCGAAACGATTCGACCACAAACAGGCGGCCCTGATAGTCGACATCGAAAGCCACGATATTGGCCACCAGCGGTTCGGCGGCAAACAATTCGGCTCGCCATTGAGCCGGGACCTTCATTTGCTGAAGCGATTGTTGAGCTTCCTCGGAGGCCTCGGCGACCACCGGCGCGTTGGGCGTATCCGCCGCCGTGACGGTAGCCTGCCAAAAACAGACCGCCCAGACGGCCAACCAAAAACGGGTCAAAGCAACAGAACCAGGGCGTAGCATGTGCGAGCCACCTTCGCAAAATCGAACAATAGAAGCGGAAGAGT from Roseimaritima ulvae includes these protein-coding regions:
- a CDS encoding ABC transporter permease, coding for MLWNIAFRTLLCDRGKLLAGLIGVIFSVVLVNIQGGLFFGLINKASLLVDHSNADIWVGHRGMHNVDFPHGIPERWIHRVRSIPGVQRAEPLRIFFSEISLPDGNFEGVTVVGVTEGSDLGRPYEIVEGPQDALSYVDGVVVDRCDNEKLCEPEIGDIREIGGHRVRISGKCQGILSFLVTPYVFTSYDRAGEFSNSDPTMASYFLVRVEPGADREQVCQEIRRRLGDVTAVVSEEYAATSIQFWMTRTGIGLSFGAATFLGLLVGLVMVGQTLYAMVLDRISEFATLKAIGSTEREIIVLLGAQSTVVAVVGITIGMGLTVLIRSVFSSPRAEIAIPSGLYLASAVLVFTICLAASALPYLRVRRVDPHQVLQG
- a CDS encoding GumC domain-containing protein — encoded protein: MRPPMNTPHSQTADTDSTPRLSSFVAGCLTMVAWSVLGLTIGVGGGYFLYVKKPAEFQSVAVLQVQHQATTDTDDSQIILSDPVLNRAVSEHRLDRLPSLQAPGANRNQNNNKKNNPPARDVISQLRRHIKLQRRPLAAAAPDAIYEVQCHAASSSDSEAIANAVVSSYVQYLSATDNQTAWKSAIELLQSARNESLERIAELEKQRVPLKLPANASLEAGEVISAEAVRWDRLRSESARFHEEYIQANAQIQRTESLITEGAAADDILAALGMSVDAAPTTAPAADASADASAVKAAEQQKRILAERAKIRADVERDLVPLNQELDRLLKIVASEHPKVRGVQKRIDKVLERLNDMPPLPKRSPSAGQPKTQDTARQETTGPSKGTLVTARLRALRTRRDQLGQQMSDVDAQLKQAAERVSKQKTELQEDARFRREITLEQQLADRATEQLETILRTPPEPATQAAVVSLAEPGVQVTPHLGPHLLIGAAAGVLLGLVLGGLFLLTSAAGEPEGDGA
- a CDS encoding FemAB family XrtA/PEP-CTERM system-associated protein, with the protein product MTQLQTLDWPAPWPVISDAHIPQLNGHREEWISSVARGLRQRVYLVRARQGEAITGVLPLHLVKGPIFGRFLVSIPYLNTGGVWAKDVETATRLIDVACDLADQLNVRYLELRHEQAVEHPRLNFSRTDKVHMRLALPDSDEALMASFKSKLRSQIKKTGEYGLSVRFGGAEFLRDFYNVFAHNMRDLGTPVFPRGLFAAILEEFGDQAELCIVSKDSRAVAGALLVHADGVSEVPSASSLRAFNRTGANMLMYRHLLARSIERGSRTFDFGRSSQGSGTYKFKAQWGAQPHPAVWQYYVRKGSPEDMRPEASGKQRMVQLWQKLPVWLTRLIGPPIVRGIP
- a CDS encoding HlyD family secretion protein: MKTLASVIVIMLIVGSAVVVSETHLGPTSPPSVSDLDRASQPAATATTMRAAGRIQGRTEEIELRAQLAEQVQRIHVAKGQWVSAGEILLTLDPSRLTAERDLAAAMLALAKAKKVRLQNGSRSTEIETARQEYQATMARLAGAQKAYDRNVELSRNDAVSKQTLDENHASLQSLQAMAAAAQGRLNTLLLPPREDELLAADAEIEAAQSRLQIAQINLDRTQIKAPSDGRILGLEAEVGELTGPDSPQPLIVMADTTQLRAVVEIDEFDALRVQLNQRCQITSDAAEGVLAHGEIAEMEPQMHPKRLFGQWAGERSDTYSRRIWVNLEDSVDLPIGLPVDVFIEAQ
- a CDS encoding sugar phosphate isomerase/epimerase family protein, which codes for MYSSNRRQFLTLASAAALAGGAATTSPLAAAEDTSTATTAAADTDSRYNPRPAIAAYSFRKHFSWSRGKAQQPLAPKMDLRGFIDFCAAQRAAAELTTYFFPPEIHTAELLDLKRYAFRSGVTICGTAVGNRFDEYTGERLEQDIAAAEQWIDRTALLGGSHIRLFAGKAKTLADAGRFAASVAAVQRCARRAAERGVMIGLENHGGITAETLLRFVDAVDSDWVGINLDTGNFPTEPYKQLRACAPRAVHVQWKVAIRDEQGKHNEADFERLATILRDVQYSGFVAMEYEEPGDAYQATADALQRMKTALGV
- a CDS encoding YdcF family protein, whose protein sequence is MTEPLSSTENKWRRRCWLVLAAWLLSTFLMSFEEVRAVVAWPLVVNDPAASGDAAYVMADGYAYMERLRMASDLYHMKRVPKIILLNEQQPAGYNFTRQRLETRVQRAIDYLELYGVPNEIIATVDVPPTTALGSRSEARAVASQYPELKRIVVVTSAPHTRRSRLCFRRACAEDVTVQVVAASGASESAEIDEPLWLEYCKLAIYYICA
- a CDS encoding ABC transporter ATP-binding protein, encoding MTNHNVAPHAVPSASFAVGPGEPQHKVSPSSGESDPNSTPEIILRATGVSKSYSIGGEQRMVLNHVDFQAASRECVYLTGPSGSGKSTLLSILGCLLASDTGEISIAGQRVDLLTIALRTQIRRQHIGFVFQRFQLIRGLSAEDNVAFPLTLQGVSLADAREQAASLLQRVGLEHHRQALPASMSPGQCQRVALARAVITSPKLLLADEPTAALDSRSGSEVMELLMDLVATTGSATVVVTHDPRIFKYADRVCEIENGQFT